ATTAAGTTAGTATTACTTGCCTTAAAAAAGTAAAATTTCGCCATAAAATGATTTTTTAATCTATGCCATCCAATTAGATTAAAAATTATACTCTCTTCAGAAAAAGCTACTTTTTCCTAGGGCCTGTTAAATATGCCTCTAAGAACAGGGTTAGTATGTTATTGCAAATTGTTATTACATTGGGGTGATCCTTTCCATATAGGCGGTAGGCAAGTTGTAAAGCTTTGCTGATATGCTCAAATGCTTTTTCTAGCTTACCTTGTTTTTGGTATACTCTTCCTAAATTATTATAATAAATTACCGCCGTAGGATGATTGTCTCCAAAAAGCTTTAGGCTAATGGCAAAAGCTTTGCTGATATAATCTGCTGCCTTACCTAAATCGCCTTGCTCTTGGTAGATCTGTCCTAGGTTATTATAATCTTTTGCCACGTTAGGATGATTTTCACCAAAAAACTTAAGGTCAATAGCAAGCGCTTTGCTGCTATACTCTTCTGCCTTGCCTAAATTGCCTCGGGCAATGACAAGGGCTTTGTTGCTATGCTCTACCGTCCTGTCTAAATTTCCTTGAGCTTGATAGATTGCTCCTAGGTTATTATAATCTCTTGCCACGTTGGGATGATTTTCACCAAAAAGCTTAAGATCGATAGCAAGCGCTTTGTTGCTATACTCTGCCGCCTTGTCTAAATTGCCTTGGGCTTGGTAGATTTGCCCTAGGTTGTTGTAACATATTGCTACATTGGGATGATTTTCTCCAAAAAGCTTAAGGTCAATAGCAAGGGCTTTGTGATTATAGTCTGCCGCCTTATTTAAATTGCCTTGAGCTTGATAGATTTGCCCTAGGTTATTATAATCTCTTGCCACGTTAGGATGATTTTCACCAAAAAGCTTAAGGTCAATAGCAAGCGCTTTGCTGCTATACTCTTCTGCCTTGCCTAAATTGCCTCGGGCAATGACAAGGGCTTTGTTGCTATTCTCTACCGTCCTGTCTAAATTACCTTGAGCTTGATAGATTGCTCCTAGGTTATTATAATCTCTTGCCACGTTGGGATGATTTTCTCCAAAAAGCTTAAGATCGATAGCAAGGGCTTTGTTACTATACTCTGACGCCTTATCTAAATTACCTTGAGCTTGATAGATTGCTCCTAGGTTATTATAATCTCTTGCCACCTTGGGATGATTTTCACCAAAAAGCTTAAGATCGATAGCAAGTGCTTTGTTACTATTTTCTGCCGCCTTGTCTAAATTGCCTTGGGCTTGGTAGATTTGCCCTAGGTTGTCGTAACGTATTGCTACATTGGGATGATTTTCTCCAAAAAGCTTAAGGTCAATAGCAAGGGCTTTGTTGCTATGCTCTACCGTCCTGTCTAAATTGCCTTGAGCTTGATAGATTGCTCCTAGGTTATTATAATCTCTTGCCTCGGTAGGATGATTTTCACCAAAAAGCTTGAGATCGATAGCAAGTGCTTTATTACTATACTCTGCCGCCTTGTCTAAATTGCCTTGGGCTTGGTAGATTTGCCCTAGGTTGTTGTAAAGTATTGCTACATTGGGATGATTTTCACCAAAAAGATTAAGGTCAATAAGAAGGGCTTTGTGATTATAGTCTGCCGCCTTATTTAAATTGCCTTGAGCTTGATAGATTTGCCCTAGGTTATTATAATCTCTTGCCACGGTTAGATGATTTTCACCAAAAAGCTTAAGATCGATAGCAAGCGCTTTGTTGCTATACTCTGCCGCCTTGTCTAAATTGCCTTGCTCGTGACAGGCTTGTCCTAGGGTGTTGTAATCTCTTGCCACTGCGTAATGATTCTCACCATAAAGTTTAAGGTCTATAGCAAGCGCTTTATTGATATACTTTACTGCCTTGCCTAAATTACCCTGGCTTTTAAATATTGCTCCTAGGCTGTTGTAGACGCTTGCAAGTGAGAGGTGATTTTCTCCAAACAACTTATAGGTAATGTTAAGTGCTTGGCGTAGATATTCTTCGGCTTGCTCTAATTTACCCTGATCTTGATACATTATCCCTAAGTTGCTGTAATTAGTTGCTACCTTAGGGTAATTTTCACCAAAAAGCTTAACATTAATAGCAAGGGCTTTTTCTCTATACGCTGCCGAATTTTCTAAATTTCCTTTGCTTTGGTAAATCGATCCTAGATTGCTATAATAAGCTGCTATATTAGAATGATTTTCGCCAAAAAGCTTAAGATCGATAGCAAGCGCTTTATTAGTATACTCTAGGGCTTGCTCTAAATCGCTCTGGTATGCATAGATTTGCCCTAGGTTGTTATAATCTCTCGCCACATTGAAATGTTTTTCTCCATGCAGCTTAAGATTAATGGAAAGTGCTTTTTTGACATACTCAGCAGCCTCTTTCAAATAGCCTTGATCTTTGTAAAGTAGTCCTAAATTACTATAATCAATTGCGACCCTGGGATGATGTTCTCCAAAAAGCTCAAGATGAATAGCCAACGCTTTTTTGCTATATTCGGCAGCCTTGCTTAAATTGCCTTGGGCTTGGTAGATTAATCCTAAGTTACCGTAATCAATTGCTATCATTGGATATTTTCGTGCTTCATACAGCTCAATGTTAATAGCAAGCGATTTGCTAGTGTACTCTGCCGCCTTATCTAAATTGCCTTGCTCTTTGTAGATTAGTCCCAGGTTGTTATAATCTCTTGCTATCACGCTATGATCTTCTTTAAATAGCCTAAGATCAATAGCAAGCGCTTTTTCTCCATACTCTGCCGCTTTATCTAACTTGCCTTGGGCTTTGTAGATTTGTCCTAGGTTATTATAATCTCCTGCCACCCAGAGATGATTTTCTCCAAACAACTTAAGGTTAATAACAAGCGATTTGTTGGTATACTCTGCCGCCTTGTCTAAATAGCCTTGTTCCTTGTAAATAGCTCCAAGGATGCATAAGGCATGCGAATTTTGGGGATTCACTTCTATTGCTCTACGATACCACTTTTCTGCTTTTAAATATTGAAAAAGCCTTAAGGCTATCTCCCCTTTTGTATTTATGGAGTTATCGTCCAAATCAGAAGATCTAAGTATCTCTTCATTACCCACTAAAAATTCTTTGATGGCTTGATAGAAAGGAATAAAGATGCGGTAGATTTTTTTTATTTCTTTTAAGGCTTTACGATCTAAAGCAAACTGCTCTTTAATAAGATCTGGATCCTCAAATCCAAAGTGCTTAAGGAGAGGATTCATCATCTCCTTTTGCGCCTGATAATGAGAATAGATTTTAAGACGCATGAATAATGCCAGGCTCATCCAGTCCTTCAATTTTTCAGCGGCTATTTGGGTTAAAATTCCTAATTTCTTTAGCTTATTAATCCTACTAAAAGTATCGGAAACTTCTACTTTTTTAAGAAGGGCTAATCGGTCCAACGCTAAATGGGGAAACCGATAGAAATCTTTTTTTACTTGAAAAAGCATTCCATCTCTGCCTAAATCACCCATTCCCGGGTTAAAAGTTTCCATATCATCTGGAATAAGGTGCTGCTTAGCTAAATACTGGCGCAGATCGAGGCTATATTGATAAGACATATCAAGCGCTTCTTGAATTTTCTCATCATAGGCTGTAGTTAATTTAAGATTACCTAGCAAATGAGTAAAGTTTAGTAATTCCATAGGAAGATGAGGCTCTTTTTCATGCCACCAATGGCCTTTTTCATTTTTGCCCACATATTGGGCCATTTGTTCAGGAGTTTGGATAAGCTCGAATGTCTTACCATTGCCTAAAGGAGTTTTACAGCCTTTCCCCTCTACTCCTGCCCCATCAAAGGCAAAGCCTCGTGGCGTCATGCCATCAAAAAAATTGATGGCTTTTAAGCAAGGAATATTTAAAGCAGGAAGAATGGTTTCTCCTAAGTTGATAACTTGCAAGTGAAGGAGGATTGTAAAACACTTAAAATATTCTCTATTTCCTAAAGTATCTTCTTCTATAAGAATACCAAATTCTAGGTCTGAATAAGGAGTCATCTCTTCTCTAGCTAGGGAGCCAAAACCTATCATGGCATAATCACATGGAGCAGACCCTAAATTGTCAAAAACTTGTATAGCAAGCTGCCTAAAGAAAATTTTTATCTGGCAAGCTATCTCAGCATAAAGCTTTCTTACTTCTTGAGAAGAAGGAGTTTCGGGTAGCCTTTGAATTTTCTCCTCTATTTCTTCTCTGAATTTTTTCAATACCTTACGATTGTTTTCAAATTGTTTTTCTACTACCACCGTCTCAAAAGGTTTGCCTTTACATTGTTTAACAAGAAGATTTTGAACTTCGGAAAGTCTATCTTTAAGAACTTTTTGCCGCTCTTGAGGGGCTTTGTGTAAGGCATAATTGTAAAGCCCTGCCGCTTGCAAAAGCGTTTCTGACGTCTCTTTTCTTAAATAAATATCACCTAGTCTTTCTATACAAAAGCTTTCTTGAATAAGGTCTTTCTCTTCAACAGCACGTTTTAAAGCTTGCGTGTAGGCTTCTTCTGCTTCTTTTATCTGCTCGTCAGATAAAAGCTTCTTACTACCCGATGTCTCTAGGGGGCTTTTTAATGCATTTATAGGTAAAGAATTAGAAAGAAAAGCAGTAGAAGAGCTTTTCGAATCTAAGAAAAGAGGGAGGTCTTGCTTTAAATGCTTCTGCGCATAAGCAAAGTGGCCCCCTAAGTCCACGATAAAAATGTATTCTTTAAGTCTTTCTTTTTGAGGGATAGTTTTCCATTCCTGCGATCTATTCTCTTCAGATAAGCCTTGTTTTGAGAAGATCAGCCTATCATGTATACCGCAAACCAACTTCTCTTCATTAATTGTTACTAGCCTAATAGGAATAGATAAGGCCGAGGCTAATAGATCACCTTCCCCTAAGCCACTTACCCAAGTAGCTTTTCTTTTTATTTCTTCGGCTCTTTCGCTGTCGGTGTGTTTAATAATATCAGCGAGCACTTGCCTTAAATAAGAAATTTTATCTTCACAGTCGTCTAATAAAGGAATTTTTCTAGAAAGACAAGCATAGCTTCCTAAAAAAGCGCTAAAGAAGCAGTCTCCATCACTAGCCACACCTTTTAATTCAACGCCTTCTTCTTTTAGATAAGCAGCGGCAGCCTTTACTTTTGCTTTTATGGAATCACTAATGATAGTCGTAGAGTCTTGCCATAAAAATTTAGCAATTTGAGCTTTATTCCACTTGCAAGAAGAAAGATCTATAGGTTGTAACTTATCACCAGGTTGCTCTTCTTGTTGCGAACCAACTTCAAAGCTTGCTGAATAAAGCTTTTTCCATAAGCTGGTTTGTTCAACTAATCGCTTCCATTCTTTGCAGACTAATCTTGCCTGACATAGGCCTTGGCATGCCAGTTTTTCGAAGATCTCTAAGCTAATCTCGGTATAGGGGCCTAGTTTTCGATCCTGTGTTCTGTTTTCTATTTCCTGAAATGCAGGAAATGTAAAAGAGCTAGTGGATAAATTGTCTAGATTCATTCGTCTATCCATTTTTTTAGCTTTACTTGTATTTCAATGCGCGTATAGCGTTATACGCTCTTCTTCCTAAGTATGGCTCACTTGCTTATACAAACAAAAAATTAATGGTTTTTTCTAATTTCCTTCTATCTCATATTCAGAGCTTTTTAAGCAAAATTTCTTTCTATCTCACTAACATCCTGAACAAAAGTTTAATAATCCTGGCTTAATCGCCGTTATGCTGTCTTATCGGTTCAGTGGTTCTACATACCTTTCCGCGGCTTATCGTGCCCAAGCAGGTGCCAAGTTTTCTACATAATACTAGCTGGGGCATTGCATAGCTTGTTTACTGGCAAGCTGTTATCTTCCCCATCTCCCTATTCATATTCAACTTCAAACGATTTGCTATACATTGCTGGGCCGGCTCTTAGTTTTTATGCCTGCCTCTTGTGCACTAAGTTAATTTTTGGTAGGCAATATGCTTATTATCTTTTGCAAATGAGGATGGGTAAGCAGGCCTATGGGCAATCCTTTCCTCTTGAATTACTAAGGTGAGTTTTATGTAAAAAACATTAAAATTCATTTTAAGCTAGCAGATTATCCCACCCAAATGCTTAAGTTATCAATCAGCTTAGAATACCTCTAAAAAAGCTTTTACATTTTTTCCAAGCTTATTCATGCATAAGGGCAAGATAATCTTATCGTTAAAATCCCTCTTAATTTTCTTGAGTATAATTCATTGATTTTCTCTTATTGTTTACTTCACTAAGGGAGAAGGATTTCTTTCACGGGAAAAGCGTTGGTGCCAGTAAGGATAGGAGGGCATCCTTTCACTCACCTTGTCAAGCTTGGCCACTTGCTCTTGCGTCAAATTCCATCCTATGCTTCCTAAATTTTGCTTAAGCTGTTCTTCGTTGCGTGCTCCTAACACGATGTTAGCGACTGTAGGACGCTGTAATAGCCAATTGATGGCCACTTGAGGAACAGTTTTTTCAGTTTCTTGTGCCACTTCCTCTAAAACATCGAGAACATCGTATAAGAATTCATCGTCAACTTGAGGTCCTCCTATATCACCCCCAGATTTAAGCCTTCCTTCTGGTAAGGGCTTGCCACGACGAATTTTCCCTGTAAGCCTTCCCCATCCTAAAGGGCTCCAAGCCATTAAACCGATGCCCTGATCTAAGCCTAGCGGCATAAGCTCTTCTTCATAATCGCGTCCTATTAAAGAGTAATAACCTTGATAAACGACGTAACGAGCTAAGCCATATTTTTCAGAAACGGCTAAAGACTTCATCACATGCCATCCGGAGAAGTTAGAACAGCCAATGTAGCGCACCTTACCGCTTTGAATTAAATGATCTAAAGCTCCTAAAGTCTCTTCCACAGGAGTGAGCGCATCAAAGGCATGCATGAAATAGATATCAATATGATCTGTGCCTAGCCTTTTTAAGCTAGCCTCACAAGCTTTTATAAGATGGAAACGGGAAGACCCTTGGTCATTAGGCCCCTCACCCATTTGGAAGGTGGCTTTAGTAGAAATTAATACCTTTTCTCTTTTACCCTTTAAAGCCTGGCCTAAAATTTCCTCGGATCTGCCTTGCGAGTAAACATCCGCCGTATCAAACAAATTAAGCCCTTTATCTAAGCAAAGTTCAACTAGCCTACTCGCTTCTTTTACATCTGTTTCACCCCAGGGCTTAAAAAATTCGTTAGAACCACCAAAGGTAGCTGTCCCAAAGCTTAATACTGGAACTTGAAGGCCCGACTTTCCTAATTGACGATACTCCATACTTAAACCCTCGTGATTTTTTGTTATTCTAGAACTTTAACCATTAAAAATAATTTTTTTGCACAATATTCTTCGTTTCTTCTTTAAGAAGAAAAGAGAAACTCTTAGCAAAAAGCAGGAAAACAAAAACTCTTTATCTTTGGATTAACCTACAAGATGTTCTTCATTCCTTAGTTAAGTGCCTACTTACTCCCTTCCTATCCAGCTTAATTTTGCATCTGCCTTTAGTCTTATTTAATGTAATTTTTTATAAAAATCTATAGATAACTTATAATCTTAAATATCTTTAGCCCTTAAGGTCGATGGTCTAACGCATTTGGATATACATTAAAAAGTCGGGTAAGATAAAATCAAAACATTTAACTTCTTATATTTAAAGCATGCAAGTTCCCTTTATCTCTTTTTTTGTATGGCTCTTAAAAGTATTACCTCCTCGCCACTACCTAAAACGCTCGAGCAGACCTCATTCTCGAAGGCATGTTTTACTTCTGGAAGTGCTTATCGCTTTTGCCCTTACCGGGTTGTGCATCTTTCCTTTAATCTACCCCCAAGTTGTCATCGCTAAATCCCAACGCGAATTTATCAAGAAGATAGAGCTTGATCGCGTAGTGACTTTGCTGTTTGCCCAAATTTATCAAGACTTATTTACTAATAAGATTAACTGGGCAGATATTGAAGAAAAAAAAAGTTTTTCCCTCTCTGCAGAAGATCTTAAAGCGCTTAATCAACAGCAAAGTCTGCCTTTTAAAGGCTCCTATCATTTCGAACCGATCATTCATAAACCTAAGAAAAACACTTCTCAGCAAAAGTCTACCGCCTATCTTATTCACCTTATTTTTAAATTTACTTCCGACCTTACGCCCAAAAATAAAATAAATGTTCAGCAACCCCTCGTTTATAAATATAAAATATTTATTTTGCGTGATCTTAGGGGTTCAAAATTAGCTCCTCAGGATTACAAACAACCTTTTCCCCTTCTATGAAACACAAAAAGAAATTTATGACCTTAATAGAGCTGATGGTTGCTATGGCATTGACCTCATTGCTCCTTACGCTGCTTTTACATTTTTATCGTGATATGGAGTGGTGGAATCAAGATATCAATAAATCTCAAGTTAAAGCTTTTCAGATATTTTATGTGCAAAATCGCCTTTCCGATATCCTTTCTCATGCGGTCTCTCCTCGTACAGAGGAAAAAGATTTTTTCTTTTATACTAGCCAGGATGTTAACGGCTTATTAAAGCCCAATAATCCTAGCTTAGTTTTTACCTACAATTTTGGACCTAACCGTGATCCCTTATTTGCCAATCATGTACTAGGACGTCTGTATGTAGATGTTGATGATAATCTACGTTTAGCCACGCTTCCTTCTCCCAAATTTTGGCCCTCCCTTGCCTCTTTGAGAATGAAAAATGAAATTTTGATGGAAGGTATAGAGTCTTTAGCTTTCAATTTTTATATTCCTCCCCCAAAAGAGCGTTCTTTAGTTGGCAATAAAGCACCTCAAGGAAGTTCTAATAAAGATAGCTATCCGTTAGCAGATATTCAGCCTGCAGACAGTTGGGAGCACTCGGAGTGGAAAAGCGAATATAACCAGTTACCTGCCATGATTAAAATTATCCTAAAAGCTAAAGAGAGAAAAGAGCCGATTACTTTGATCTATCCATTCCCTTTTTCTGATTTTACCATCATTTATAATAAATAAGATTTAAGGTTTACCCATGAATATCCTTATCTATGTCATGAGCCTTTTAATGATGCTTACTTTATTGACTTATGGACGTTTAGAAATCTATCGCAGCTTTGTAATTACTCAAAAAGAGCTGGAGCGTTACAGATCCATGATTGGTCATAGGGCTATCGATAACGGTGCTAAGCAATGGTATGCATGGACTACTTTTTCAAATAAAGAGAATAGCAAAAAAAATTCGGCTCCTAAAGAAGCAAGTCCCCTCATTAATCTCTATTGGTTAGTTCATCCAGAAGCTAAAAATTTTTATCCTCAAGTCGAAGCTACTTACCGCGAACTATTAAAAAGGATTATCCATCAAGTTTTTGGCGAGCAAGCAAATTTTAAGGAAGCCTTAAATAGCAATCCTCAACTGGTCGATGAACTTATTCAAGCAATTGAGGCCGCTGGCCATAAATTAGCGCTTGAAAATAACCCTATAAAAACCAAAAATGGCTTGGAAAACTTAGACTTAGGTCAGCCTTTTCTCCAAGATATTTACTATTCATTGCTTAAAGGATACAACTTGAGCTCATCTGTAAATCTAGGGAATAAGCATTTTAATCTGCCTGCCGAAAATATAAATACTCTGGATAGCAGCGAAAGTAGGAAATCTTTAGATGAAGGCTTTGAAGAATATAAATATAATGCCCATACAATTTCCTTATTGGACTTTGTTACGTTTAACTCTCAAAAGACTAAAATAAGAGTGTATTTAGCCCCTAAAGCTATCCTATTAGCCCTTTTCGGAGATCCCTCCACGGTGGAAGAAATCTTACAACAGCGCATCACTCTTTACTATCAGGTTAAAAAAGCTGAAGATAATCAGCTAGCCACCGAACAATTTAAACATGCCTTTGCAGCACGTGCTATTAATATACCAGAAACAATGCTAGATTTTACCGTAACAGCTACGGATCCGCGCCACTATAAGGTACCATGAATCTACCCGACATTTTACGACTAGCCCTCGAACATGAGGCCCGCACGTTAAAGGGAAATGCTTTACAACATGCTACGCAGGAACTGAGCGAACGTTATCGCAATGAGAAGCAACGTCAAAAAATTATGCAGAGCAAACAACGTTTTGTTAGCAGCCCCGAGCAACGTATAGCCTACCTACTTTCACGTATGCCAGCAACCTTTGAAGCTATAAGATACGTTTTAAATGAATTAAAAAAGCGTTATGAAGGAGTCTTAGGTTCTGTACTCGATGTAGGGGCAGGCCCAGGTACAGCTATGTGGGCTGTTTCTGAGCTATTTCCGCATGCTTGTAAAATCACTCTCCTTGAGCAGGATAACTTTTTAATTTCTTTAGGCAAAAAATTAGCTTTGCAAGCTAAGACTCCTTTATTCAGAGAGGCGCATTGGGTGGAGGGAGATGTTTTAAAACGAGATTGCTTTCCAGAAAGTGATCTAATCCTTGTATCTTATGCCATGGGAGAATGGCCTCAGCCAGTATGGGAAGAGATAATTAAAAAACTTTGGAAAAGTACTAGGCAAGCTTTGGTCATCATTGAGCCGGGCACCATGCTAGGATTTCAGGTGATCAGGCAAATACGCCAGCACCTCATCGGCTTACAGGCCCACATTTTAGCCCCCTGCCCCCACCAACATGCATGCCCCATGCCACCAAAAGATTGGTGCCACTTTAGCGTTCGCTTAGAAAGATCCTCTCTTCACAAGCAAGCCAAAGGTGCCCTTCTTGGCTATGAAGATGAAAAATTTTCTTACATCATTTGCACGAAAGCTGCTACCGCTTTGCCGGAGACACGTATTTTACGCCATCCTCACAAGCATTCGGGCCATCTAAGTTTTAAGCTCTGCACGCAAAACGATGGATTAACTGATAGAATAATTTCGCGACGCCATAGAGAGCTCTATAAAAAAGCCCGTAACTTAGAGTGGGGAGATAGTCTGTAACCTACATTCTAATATCTTTTTAAACAGCTTCCTCGGTGACTTTGGCATAACAATTAAATGTGCCATTAAAAATAATTTTAATTTATTAAAATCCTTCCCTTTATTTCATCTTATTAATAAATATTTAGCAATGGTTATATACTACAAACAATTACTTAGCCAACCTGCCGATTAAGTAGATAATTTTTTTTTCATTCTTACTTGAACAAAAACACAAATATTCATAGGCTGTGGAAAAAACTTTTGAAGAAAATTGGCATCTGCTATGGCAAAAAATTTCTCCTCACTTTGCAGCCTCTCTAATGATGAAGCACTTTATCACCTTTTAAAAAAAGAACATGATTATTATAAAGACATTTTAACTCTTACTCATTATGAACATGAAAAGTTAATTTCAAAACAGCCTCCTCAGGAAATGCACTCTCTTCTTAGTAAGAAAAAGGCTTTGGTAGCCTGTATACGCGACATCGAAAAAACCTTGACACCCCTTAAAAAGCATTGGATAAATAAATCTTCTCACGACCCTTCTTCTTTGCAAATTAACGAACTGCTGACTTCTTTATGTGATATTCTTAAAGAAATTTTACAGCTCGATCTTGTTAACCAAAAATTGCTAAAAAACCTTCTTTCGCAGCTCCCACAAGTAGAGATGGATGATAAAAAAATCTAAATTTGTTTTACAAAAATTTTTAATATAAAGTTGAGACAGCTATAACCCCTACTTAAATTCTAAGATAATAAACGTTAGTATAGCCTAGGAAAGGATTGGCTTTTTAAATTTTCCTTTCATTAGGGCTTTAGAAATACATAACAGGTATTAAACATACGTATAGTTTACACCTACTAATTTACCATTCCTTCTGCAAGCGCTTTATTTTAATAAAAAACATATAAAAGCAAGCGAAGAGCTAGATAGAGAACGAATTGTTAAATAACCCTTACAAAGCTTTTACAGGGAAGTTAATATGCCTATTGAAAAAGTACTTATCGTTGACGATGAAGCCTTGATAAGGGATTTTTTAGCTGAAACATTAAAAAGAAAATCTTTGGATGTCACGACTGCTGAGGACGGGCTTAAAGCTCTAGCTCTAGTCAAGGAACACCTGTTTGATATCGTTATTACCGATATGAAAATGCCCGATTTAACAGGAATCGACTTACTACAAAAAATTAAAGAAATTTCTCCCCAAACAATCATCATAGTGATAACCGCTTATGGAAGCATTGAAAACGCTGTGGAAGCCATGCGTTTGGGAGCCTACAATTATTTAATCAAACCTTTTTCTCCCGACACCCTAGAAGCAGTTTTACAAAAGGCTCGTGAGCATCTAACCCTTATCCACGAAAATCATTATCTTCGTCAGCAGGGACCAGGTAGCGCCTCCCAATCTCTAGTAATTGGAGACAGCATAGCTATAAAAAAAATCATGGAGGATGTGGTTCAGATTGCTAAAAGTAATGCTAGCGTATTTATCAATGGAGAGTCTGGTACTGGCAAAGAAGTGATTGCGCAAGCCATCCACTTCCATTCGCAACGCTCCCACAAATCCTTTATCAAGGTTAACTGTGCCGCCATTCCTGAAACTTTGGTAGAAGCCGAGTTTTTTGGCCATGAAAAAGGAGCTTTTACAGGAGCGAATGCCAAAAGATTAGGACGATTTGAGCTAGCTAATTCAGGTACTCTTTTACTTGATGAAGTAACAGAAATTCCTATAATTCTTCAGGCCAAGCTTTTGCGCGCTATTCAAGAACAAGAATTTGAGCGTATTGGGGGAACAAAAGCGGTTAAAGTGGATGTAAGGATCATCTCGACTTCTAATCGTGATATCAAGGAGGCTATCTTTCATAAACACCTGCGCGAAGATCTCTATTATCGCTTAAATGTCATCCCTATCCATTTGCCGCCTTTAAGGGAGAGAAGAGAGGATATCATTCCATTAGCCAGACATTTCCTGGAAAAGTTTTGCAATGAAAACCATAAAGAAAACAAACAACTTTCCTTAGAAGCAGAGAAAAAACTATTAGCTTATCCGTGGCCGGGTAATGTACGCGAACTTGCTAATATTATCGAACGAGCGGTGGTAATGGATAGCACTAACAAAGTTTTGCCTGATCACCTATTCATTGATCTTCAAGCAAGTTTTAAACCAGAAAAATCACAAGCAGAAAACAAAGAACTTCCTACAGGGCTTTCCTTACAAGAGCTTGAAAAGCGCTTAATTATTGAGACTTTCCATCAACAAGATAATAACCCTACCAAAACTGCTAAAATTCTAGGAATAAGCACGCGCAAGCTACGCAATAAGCTCCAAGAGTATAGCCTTTTAGAATTAGCCGAATAAGGGCAAGTTTTAGAACATCTTTAGAAAAAGCCTTTAGAGATTTTGTAAAAAAGCTGGGTCGTTTTTGGGCTTGTGCTTCCCCTCTTGTCTCCCGAAGAGATTAATATTTGGATAATTTTTCTATTATATCTTCTAAAAACCTATGAGCGCATAACCAGAAAAGAAATCAACCTTTTCCCAAGCTGCCCCCCCCCCTCCAACGAGCTTTTTATTGAGTAGAGGAGGACACGCTTAAAAAAGCTCACGTCTGCATACCTAACCCTCTAAAAGCTGTCTCTTTAGCTAATAAAATATTTTTATGGGATTAAGCGATTGCATAAAGAGGAGCGTAAAAGCGTCTTGCATAAAGAGTTGCCAAAAAGGGAATTACTTATTTAATTGGAATTTATTAACCGTTATCGATATAATTCGTTGTAGATCCTGCCTCACTCTTGAATTTTTTCCCTATTATTTTATTTGAATAAGGAGATATTTCTATCATGCAAGCTATTTTACTATCTTTACTAGCCGCCGGGGGTTCAGCCTCATCTAATCT
This genomic stretch from Neochlamydia sp. AcF84 harbors:
- a CDS encoding small ribosomal subunit Rsm22 family protein — encoded protein: MNLPDILRLALEHEARTLKGNALQHATQELSERYRNEKQRQKIMQSKQRFVSSPEQRIAYLLSRMPATFEAIRYVLNELKKRYEGVLGSVLDVGAGPGTAMWAVSELFPHACKITLLEQDNFLISLGKKLALQAKTPLFREAHWVEGDVLKRDCFPESDLILVSYAMGEWPQPVWEEIIKKLWKSTRQALVIIEPGTMLGFQVIRQIRQHLIGLQAHILAPCPHQHACPMPPKDWCHFSVRLERSSLHKQAKGALLGYEDEKFSYIICTKAATALPETRILRHPHKHSGHLSFKLCTQNDGLTDRIISRRHRELYKKARNLEWGDSL
- the flgN gene encoding flagellar export chaperone FlgN, yielding MAKNFSSLCSLSNDEALYHLLKKEHDYYKDILTLTHYEHEKLISKQPPQEMHSLLSKKKALVACIRDIEKTLTPLKKHWINKSSHDPSSLQINELLTSLCDILKEILQLDLVNQKLLKNLLSQLPQVEMDDKKI
- a CDS encoding sigma-54 dependent transcriptional regulator, whose product is MPIEKVLIVDDEALIRDFLAETLKRKSLDVTTAEDGLKALALVKEHLFDIVITDMKMPDLTGIDLLQKIKEISPQTIIIVITAYGSIENAVEAMRLGAYNYLIKPFSPDTLEAVLQKAREHLTLIHENHYLRQQGPGSASQSLVIGDSIAIKKIMEDVVQIAKSNASVFINGESGTGKEVIAQAIHFHSQRSHKSFIKVNCAAIPETLVEAEFFGHEKGAFTGANAKRLGRFELANSGTLLLDEVTEIPIILQAKLLRAIQEQEFERIGGTKAVKVDVRIISTSNRDIKEAIFHKHLREDLYYRLNVIPIHLPPLRERREDIIPLARHFLEKFCNENHKENKQLSLEAEKKLLAYPWPGNVRELANIIERAVVMDSTNKVLPDHLFIDLQASFKPEKSQAENKELPTGLSLQELEKRLIIETFHQQDNNPTKTAKILGISTRKLRNKLQEYSLLELAE
- a CDS encoding type II secretion system protein is translated as MQVPFISFFVWLLKVLPPRHYLKRSSRPHSRRHVLLLEVLIAFALTGLCIFPLIYPQVVIAKSQREFIKKIELDRVVTLLFAQIYQDLFTNKINWADIEEKKSFSLSAEDLKALNQQQSLPFKGSYHFEPIIHKPKKNTSQQKSTAYLIHLIFKFTSDLTPKNKINVQQPLVYKYKIFILRDLRGSKLAPQDYKQPFPLL